The Streptococcus equi subsp. equi nucleotide sequence GATTGCTACTTTTTTAAACCATTTATCCATTTTTAGTCTCCTTTTTTAAATAATGTTTTGATTTGCTCTTTATTGACAATAATGTCGTCCTCTACACGTCCTAAACGCTCCTCATGCCGATCGATAATCTTTTTGGTTATCTCTCCATCACGATCAAGATTTTTTAGCTCGTAGGCTAGCTCCTTGATCGAGTCTTTGAGTTGGGCCATGGCTAGCTCGTTAGCCTCCAGCGCTTTTTTAAAAGGATTGACGATAAATCCCCAAACACCAAAGATAGACAGAGCAGCGCCACAAAAAGTGCC carries:
- a CDS encoding phage membrane protein, whose protein sequence is MIDFVQIGTFCGAALSIFGVWGFIVNPFKKALEANELAMAQLKDSIKELAYELKNLDRDGEITKKIIDRHEERLGRVEDDIIVNKEQIKTLFKKGD